The following proteins come from a genomic window of Larimichthys crocea isolate SSNF chromosome III, L_crocea_2.0, whole genome shotgun sequence:
- the LOC104933114 gene encoding uncharacterized protein LOC104933114 encodes MDESRKHQPDTIFQAVTRAGHTVSELLEDTGNCKPIMNQELSLHRLSTSLFSEQRKLKHALDWAHSFLCSDSEIHHDLCRADSLILADEELRETQKKSPACEHSSADKYHHPRSCTTGADEVFRREGARGGGGRGGIMGKVWHPEPSNYENSGSSNHISAYKSPFSDDSCIPFFLSAERADVSWSDYRETLEHIKSIKQDAINKQTPNQDTDKTSDLLIPNQRQQTYLSARKTNQTFASDATGLIKDSTSCWSNTRHKKTMVQSERDISGHEMEMSKVKAEGKVGTKKEAVRMGTLNEDQDFAFMTCVMNDSRNSEPEKTQEQMEKSSNLSFCCHLKRPPTLTVYEQYQLYMDQLHRLRMRQSQHIEPGCFLESPAKDRKKSEEEAALPTSDFELNSSATNTEIKICLNKTVTAAEITKEMSSDVINKNRGSPKYNRSRATLTEQGQTNDCDNLKGTPAAICAESGPVCQRNTSNTHLDFHSNKCGELTKGTAGSLILTDKPIKTHAEHLHTAPGDNVPTVEETAALTPNPGLRTGCHPGIKGCQSRVRGQKKKPGVQCALLSLCGRSRVSLSSLTNKEILQRPRSSGVIKHTKRHTPDDKVKPSSAYRDTHKYLQSTETDTPFHDDPRPTLPTPGAYRCEQTDCKYSPAGVSVRVQWLRLPDEVWLSILSLLPHSDLCKVLQVCSRLHTLATDHTLWERVRIENSNLTEQWLLCVSRRRPRRLCLYSCSGLSLTSCGLEMIFTLCRNTLQELKVTSCTGPGLHGDQMLLLISQLCDHVTSVDVSWSGATDTGVKALGDCCSGLRLKSVVLNGCHVTDDPLIKLVTRHKETLCRLEVFGCQFLTPSCLQTVYEVCPGLQHLNIGQVPKVNAHCLAVMTLQLKCLISLNVTGLQAVTDAAVDTLLQNCVKLQSLTFSSCPGVTDMTLHRISKYTTCIRLLDVSGCKAVTDAGVQSLALRCRRLQQLDLSSTGTGNRGVTLLANYCSGHLHTVKLSFCHITSESILKLCRRCKRLKVLHLYGSAHLPSEREIREVNTTVTVYPLS; translated from the exons ATGGATGAATCTAGAAAACATCAGCCAGATACGATTTTTCAAGCAGTCACAAGAGCAGGACATACTGTGTCTGAGCTCCTGGAGGACACTGGGAATTGCAAGCCGATCATGAACCAGGAGCTGAGCCTTCATCGTCTCAGCACCTCCCTCTTCAGTGAGCAGCGGAAGCTGAAGCATGCGTTGGACTGGGCTCACAGTTTCCTCTGCAGTGATTCAGAGATTCACCACGACTTATGCAGAGCTGACAGCTTGATATTAGCTGATGAAGAGCTGagggaaacacagaaaaagtcGCCTGCATGTGAGCATTCATCTGCAGATAAATACCATCATCCAAGATCCTGTACTACAGGTGCTGATGAGGTATTTAGAAgagaaggagcaagaggaggaggaggaagaggagggataATGGGAAAGGTTTGGCACCCTGAACCATCAAATTATGAGAACAGTGGATCAAGTAATCACATTTCTGCATATAAATCTCCTTTCTCAGATGATTCCTGCATCCCGTTCTTCTTATCCGCAGAGAGAGCTGATGTAAGTTGGTCTGATTACAGAGAAACTCTTGAACatataaaaagtataaagcAGGATGCAATTAATAAACAAACTCCTAACcaagacacagacaaaacaagtgaTCTGCTCATACCTAATCAAAGACAACAGACCTACTTATCAGCCAGAAAGACGAATCAAACGTTTGCATCAGATGCAACGGGCTTGATCAAAGACTCCACATCATGCTGGAGCAATACCCGTCACAAGAAGACCATGGTTCAGTCAGAAAGAGACATATCAGGACATGAGATGGAGATGAGCAAAGTAAAGGCTGAGGGGAAGGTTGGAACAAAGAAGGAAGCTGTGAGGATGGGGACATTAAATGAAGATCAAGACTTTGCTTTTATGACGTGTGTGATGAATGACTCAAGAAACAGTGAACCTGAGAAGACACAGGAACAGATGGAAAAGTCTTCAAACCTCAGTTTTTGCTGTCATTTGAAAAGACCACCAACTTTGACTGTATATGAGCAGTACCAACTTTATATGGATCAACTGCATCGCCTCAGAATGAGACAAAGCCAACACATCGAACCAGGATGCTTCTTAGAGTCACctgcaaaagacagaaagaagtctgaagaagaagcagctcttCCTACATCTGACTTTGAATTGAACTCCTCCGCCACAAACACTGAGATTAAAATATGTCTTAACAAAACGGTTACAGCTGCAGAAATCACAAAAGAGATGAGTTCAGACGTCATTAACAAAAACCGGGGCAGTCCTAAATACAATAGAAGTAGAGCAACACTTACTGAACAAGGACAGACCAACGACTGTGACAATTTGAAGGGAACACCTGCAGCCATTTGTGCTGAGAGTGGACCTGTTTGTCAGAGGAACACTAGCAACACACATTTGGACTTTCATAGCAACAAATGTGGAGAATTGACGAAAGGCACTGCAGGAAGTCTAATCTTGACTGATAAGCCTATTAAAACGCATGCGGAGCACCTGCACACTGCACCTGGTGATAATGTTCCTACTGTGGAGGAGACTGCTGCACTCACACCTAACCCAG GTTTGAGAACTGGATGTCATCCAGGCATAAAGGGTTGCCAGAGTCGTGTCAGAGGTCAAAAGAAAAAACCTGGTGTTCAGTGTGCCTTGTTGAGCCTCTGTGGAAGGTCACGCGTCTCCCTGTCGTCTCTAACCAAcaaagaaatattgcaaag ACCTCGGTCATCAGGAgtaatcaaacacacaaaaagacacacaccaGATGACAAAGTGAAACCTTCTTCAGCCTACAGAGATACACACAAATATCTGCAatctacagagacagacacaccttTTCATGATGACCCCAGACCAACGTTACCAACTCCAG GAGCATATCGATGTGAACAGACTGACTGCAAATACAGC CCAGCAGGTGTCTCTGTCCGTGTCCAATGGTTGCGTCTACCTGATGAGGTGTGGCTGTCCatcctgtctctgctgcctcaCAGTGATCTGTGCAAAGTGTTGCAGGTCTGCAGCCGCCTGCACACACTGGCCACTGATCACACACTCT GGGAACGCGTGAGGATTGAAAACTCCAACCTGACAGAGCAGTGGTTACTCTGTGTGAGCAGACGTCGTCCTCGTCGTCTGTGTCTGTACAGCTGCAGCGGCCTGTCTCTCACTTCCTGTGGCCTGGAGATGATTTTCACTCTGTGTAGAAACACTCTGCAG GAACTCAAGGTCACAAGTTGTACTGGTCCTGGTCTCCACGGTGACCAGATGCTGCTTCTGATTAGTCAGCtgtgtgatcatgtgaccaGTGTGGATGTGAGCTGGAGTGGCGCAACAGACACAGGAGTGAAAGCTCTGGGTGACTGCTGTTCAGG GTTGCGACTGAAATCTGTTGTCCTGAACGGCTGTCATGTCACTGATGACCCACTGATCAAACTTGTCACGAGACACAAAGAAAC TCTGTGCAGATTGGAGGTGTTTGGCTGTCAGTTTCTCACTCCATCCTGTCTACAGACAGTATATGAG GTGTGTCCTGGCCTCCAGCATCTGAACATCGGACAGGTGCCAAAAGTCAACGCACACTGTCTCGCAGTGATGACATTACAGCTCAAATGTCTCATTTCATTAAATGTCACTGGACTCCAGGCG GTTACTGATGCTGCCGTGGACACTTTGCTTCAGAACTGTGTCAAACTACAGAGTTTAACCTTCAGTTCCTGTCCTGGCGTTACTGACATGACACTGCACAGAATCAGCAAATACACAACTTGTATCAG attgcTGGATGTGAGTGGCTGTAAAGCAGTAACAGATGCTGGAGTTCAGTCTCTGGCTTTGCGATGTAGAAGACTTCAGCAGCTGGATCTCAGCTCCACTGGCACAGGAAACAGAGG GGTTACTCTGCTGGCAAATTACTGCAGCGGACACCTCCATACTGTCAAACTCAGTTTCTGCCACATCACCTCAGAGAGCATACTAAAGCTCTGCAGACGCTGCaagag GTTGAAGGTGCTCCATCTCTACGGCTCAGCTCATCTCCCCTCCGAGAGGGAGATCAGAGAGGTTAACACTACTGTTACAGTTTACCCTTTGTCCTGa